In a single window of the Nicotiana tomentosiformis chromosome 8, ASM39032v3, whole genome shotgun sequence genome:
- the LOC104087844 gene encoding potassium channel KAT3 isoform X1, which translates to MGEGSVKLKRFVIAPYDRRYRIWQTFLVVLVAYSGWSSPFELAFKKVANEGLLPLDLVVDAFFAIDILLTFFVSYLDKSTYLLVDDRKKIAFRYVTHLGFPMDVASTIPFQTIYRIFNGKKQGDDVFGFLNLLRLWRLRRVSKFFSRLEKDIRFSYFWTRFCKLICVTLFAVHSVGCLYYWLATHYHTAENTWIGSNVTNFQERSISLGYTYSMYWSVATLTTVGYGDLRAHNTGEKIFSIFYMLFNIGLTAYLIGNMTNLIVHGIARTFAMRDAINKTLRYASKNRLPEGIKEQMLAHLTLKSKTAELQQEEVIRDLPKAIRCSIAQYLFHTTLENTYLFKGVSEDFIVQLVSEIKAEYFPPKVDIVIQNEIPTDFYIIVSGAVEVVTYKNGMEQFLSKLESPELFGEVGVIFNTPQPFTVRSKRLSQVVRISHHHFKQLVQPLNADGKIILSNFLQNLKGMEKEELQEIPLISQLLSDVNSEVSTMSRGQNHEGQSQDGNRITTTTLPTRVIIHGHHPHDKPNEGGIAGKLIHLPESVEDLLIIAEKRFRKRGSTIVMADGFPMEDLGALRENDHLYIV; encoded by the exons ATGGGTGAAGGCTCTGTAAAGCTGAAAAGATTTGTTATTGCTCCTTATGATCGTAGATATAG AATATGGCAAACATTTTTGGTGGTATTGGTGGCATACTCAGGATGGTCATCCCCTTTCGAGTTGGCATTCAAGAAGGTAGCAAATGAAGGCCTTTTGCCTCTTGATTTAGTGGTCGATGCCTTCTTCGCCATTGACATTCTTCTCACTTTCTTCGTCTCTTACTTGGACAAATCCACTTATTTACTCGTTGATGATCGCAAGAAAATTGCTTTCAG gTATGTCACTCATCTAGGGTTCCCAATGGATGTTGCATCAACCATACCATTTCAAACCATATACCGAATTTTTAATGGGAAGAAGCAAGGAGATGATGTTTTTGGCTTCCTCAACTTGCTAAGACTTTGGCGACTACGGCGTGTTAGTAAATTCTTCTCAAG GCTAGAGAAGGACATTCGGTTCAGCTACTTCTGGACAAGATTCTGTAAACTAATCTGT GTTACCTTATTCGCAGTGCATTCTGTTGGATGTTTATATTACTGGCTAGCAACTCATTATCATACTGCAGAGAATACCTGGATTGGGTCAAATGTTACTAATTTCCAAGAAAGAAGTATCTCTCTAGGATACACATATTCCATGTATTGGTCTGTTGCTACCCTCACCACAGTCGGCTATGGCGATCTCCGTGCACATAATACAGGAGAGAAGATTTTCTCCATCTTCTACATGCTTTTCAACATTGGTCTCACTGCCTACTTAATTGGCAACATGACCAATCTTATTGTTCATGGCATTGCTCGGACCTTCGCAATG CGGGATGCCATCAATAAGACACTGAGATATGCAAGCAAGAATAGACTTCCAGAAGGTATAAAAGAGCAAATGTTGGCACATTTGACTCTCAAATCCAAGACTGCAGAACTACAGCAAGAGGAAGTAATAAGAGACTTACCCAAGGCAATAAGATGTAGCATTGCACAATATCTCTTCCATACAACACTTGAAAATACCTACCTTTTCAAAGGGGTTTCTGAAGACTTCATAGTCCAGTTG GTTTCCGAGATAAAAGCAGAATACTTTCCACCAAAAGTTGACATTGTTATTCAAAATGAGATACCAACAGATTTCTACATTATTGTCTCTGGAGCTGTG GAAGTGGTTACATACAAGAATGGAATGGAACAG TTCCTGTCAAAGTTGGAGTCCCCAGAATTGTTCGGTGAAGTAGGTGTTATCTTTAATACGCCCCAGCCTTTTACCGTGAGAAGTAAGAGACTTTCTCAGGTTGTTCGAATCAGCCATCATCATTTCAAGCAACTGGTGCAGCCCCTTAACGCAGATGGAAAGATAATCCTCTCCAATTTTCTTCAG AATCTTAAAGGAATGGAAAAGGAAGAGCTACAAGAGATACCACTCATATCACAGCTGCTCAGTGACGTGAATAGTGAG GTGAGTACAATGAGTAGGGGACAAAATCATGAAGGACAAAGCCAAGACGGAAATA GAATTACCACAACAACACTCCCCACTAGGGTTATAATACATGGACATCATCCACATGACAAACCAAATGAAGGAGGAATTGCAGGAAAACTAATACATCTACCTGAGTCAGTTGAAGATCTCCTAATAATAGCAG AAAAAAGATTTCGAAAAAGAGGAAGTACAATTGTCATGGCAGATGGCTTCCCAATGGAGGATTTGGGTGCTTTGCGAGAAAATGATCACTTGTATATAGTTTGA
- the LOC104087844 gene encoding potassium channel KAT3 isoform X2, producing the protein MGEGSVKLKRFVIAPYDRRYRIWQTFLVVLVAYSGWSSPFELAFKKVANEGLLPLDLVVDAFFAIDILLTFFVSYLDKSTYLLVDDRKKIAFRYVTHLGFPMDVASTIPFQTIYRIFNGKKQGDDVFGFLNLLRLWRLRRVSKFFSRLEKDIRFSYFWTRFCKLICRDAINKTLRYASKNRLPEGIKEQMLAHLTLKSKTAELQQEEVIRDLPKAIRCSIAQYLFHTTLENTYLFKGVSEDFIVQLVSEIKAEYFPPKVDIVIQNEIPTDFYIIVSGAVEVVTYKNGMEQFLSKLESPELFGEVGVIFNTPQPFTVRSKRLSQVVRISHHHFKQLVQPLNADGKIILSNFLQNLKGMEKEELQEIPLISQLLSDVNSEVSTMSRGQNHEGQSQDGNRITTTTLPTRVIIHGHHPHDKPNEGGIAGKLIHLPESVEDLLIIAEKRFRKRGSTIVMADGFPMEDLGALRENDHLYIV; encoded by the exons ATGGGTGAAGGCTCTGTAAAGCTGAAAAGATTTGTTATTGCTCCTTATGATCGTAGATATAG AATATGGCAAACATTTTTGGTGGTATTGGTGGCATACTCAGGATGGTCATCCCCTTTCGAGTTGGCATTCAAGAAGGTAGCAAATGAAGGCCTTTTGCCTCTTGATTTAGTGGTCGATGCCTTCTTCGCCATTGACATTCTTCTCACTTTCTTCGTCTCTTACTTGGACAAATCCACTTATTTACTCGTTGATGATCGCAAGAAAATTGCTTTCAG gTATGTCACTCATCTAGGGTTCCCAATGGATGTTGCATCAACCATACCATTTCAAACCATATACCGAATTTTTAATGGGAAGAAGCAAGGAGATGATGTTTTTGGCTTCCTCAACTTGCTAAGACTTTGGCGACTACGGCGTGTTAGTAAATTCTTCTCAAG GCTAGAGAAGGACATTCGGTTCAGCTACTTCTGGACAAGATTCTGTAAACTAATCTGT CGGGATGCCATCAATAAGACACTGAGATATGCAAGCAAGAATAGACTTCCAGAAGGTATAAAAGAGCAAATGTTGGCACATTTGACTCTCAAATCCAAGACTGCAGAACTACAGCAAGAGGAAGTAATAAGAGACTTACCCAAGGCAATAAGATGTAGCATTGCACAATATCTCTTCCATACAACACTTGAAAATACCTACCTTTTCAAAGGGGTTTCTGAAGACTTCATAGTCCAGTTG GTTTCCGAGATAAAAGCAGAATACTTTCCACCAAAAGTTGACATTGTTATTCAAAATGAGATACCAACAGATTTCTACATTATTGTCTCTGGAGCTGTG GAAGTGGTTACATACAAGAATGGAATGGAACAG TTCCTGTCAAAGTTGGAGTCCCCAGAATTGTTCGGTGAAGTAGGTGTTATCTTTAATACGCCCCAGCCTTTTACCGTGAGAAGTAAGAGACTTTCTCAGGTTGTTCGAATCAGCCATCATCATTTCAAGCAACTGGTGCAGCCCCTTAACGCAGATGGAAAGATAATCCTCTCCAATTTTCTTCAG AATCTTAAAGGAATGGAAAAGGAAGAGCTACAAGAGATACCACTCATATCACAGCTGCTCAGTGACGTGAATAGTGAG GTGAGTACAATGAGTAGGGGACAAAATCATGAAGGACAAAGCCAAGACGGAAATA GAATTACCACAACAACACTCCCCACTAGGGTTATAATACATGGACATCATCCACATGACAAACCAAATGAAGGAGGAATTGCAGGAAAACTAATACATCTACCTGAGTCAGTTGAAGATCTCCTAATAATAGCAG AAAAAAGATTTCGAAAAAGAGGAAGTACAATTGTCATGGCAGATGGCTTCCCAATGGAGGATTTGGGTGCTTTGCGAGAAAATGATCACTTGTATATAGTTTGA